In Trifolium pratense cultivar HEN17-A07 linkage group LG7, ARS_RC_1.1, whole genome shotgun sequence, a genomic segment contains:
- the LOC123893618 gene encoding oligopeptide transporter 2-like: protein MGSVINDDDVSPIPQVRAVVSNDDDPNQPVWTFRMWTLGILSVVLLSYLNTFFQYRTQPLLVTMISVQVATLPIGRFMEKVLPTKKFRIIGFGEREFSLNPGPFNMKEHALISIFGNAGAAFGNGSAYAIGIINIIRVFYHRKITFLVSWLLVLTTQVLGYGWAGIMKKYVVEPAEMWWPATLMQVSLFRALHEKDENRMSREKFFFIAFICSFAWYVIPGYLFATLSIISWVCWIFPNSVKAQQIGSGKLGLGLGSFSLDWTTIAAFLGNPLVTPIFATINILVGYILLIYMLIPMSYWGLNLYNAKTFPIFSSKLFTAQGEEYNVTAIVNDKFEIDMDAYLKQGHINLSIFFSVSYGLGFAAIISSLTHVAVFNGKEIYGQFRSSRTGKEDIHTRMMKKYKDIPNWWFHVTLLSSFLIALSLCIFMKEQIQMPWWALIFASGLALIFTLPVSIITATTNQTPGLNIITEYIMGVISPGLPIANVCFKTYGYMSMSQAISFLSDFKLGHYMKIPPRSMFIVQIIGTLIAGTVDVGVAWWLLGSIENICHEELLPPGSPWTCPGDNVFFDASVIWGLVGPKRIFGPLGNYSTLNWFFLFGALGPLIVWALMKAFPNKKWLSHIHLPVILGATAVMPPASTVNFNSWLIVAITFNYFVYKYYKKWWERYNYVLAAGLDAGLAFMTTLLFFTVSNGGIKLNWWGQDEHCPLANCPTAKGGIAADGCPAFS from the exons ATGGGTTCTGTTATAAACGACGACGATGTTTCACCGATCCCACAGGTTCGGGCCGTAGTATCAAACGACGATGACCCGAACCAACCAGTATGGACGTTTAGAATGTGGACATTGGGGATTTTATCGGTAGTGTTGCTTTCGTACCTGAACACATTTTTCCAATACCGAACTCAACCTTTATTGGTGACGATGATATCGGTGCAAGTTGCAACGCTTCCTATTGGTCGATTCATGGAAAAGGTGCTTCCGACGAAAAAGTTTCGGATCATTGGATTTGGGGAGAGAGAGTTTTCATTGAATCCTGGTCCTTTTAACATGAAAGAGCATGCGCTTATTTCAATATTTGGTAACGCTGGTGCTGCGTTTGGGAATGGTTCTGCTTATGCTATTggtattattaatattattcgTGTTTTTTACCATCGGAAGATTACATTTCTTGTTAGTTGGCTTCTTGTCTTGACTACGCAG GTATTGGGGTATGGATGGGCGGGGATAATGAAGAAATACGTGGTGGAGCCGGCAGAGATGTGGTGGCCAGCCACTCTAATGCAAGTCTCTCTGTTTAG GGCTTTACATGAAAAAGATGAGAATCGAATGTCAAGAGAGAAGTTCTTTTTTATTGCATTTATTTGTAGTTTTGCATGGTATGTGATTCCAGGCTACCTCTTTGCCACATTATCAATTATTTCATGGGTTTGTTGGATATTCCCAAATTCAGTAAAAGCCCAACAAATTGGATCTGGAAAGCTTGGGCTTGGTTTGGGCTCATTTTCTCTTGACTGGACCACTATTGCTGCATTCCTTGGGAATCCACTTGTTACTCCCATTTTTGCAACAATTAATATCCTTGTTGGTTACATTTTATTAATCTACATGCTTATTCCTATGTCTTATTGGGGATTAAATCTCTATAATGCCAAAACCTTCCCAATATTCTCTTCTAAGCTATTCACTGCACAAGGTGAGGAATATAATGTGACAGCTATTGTGAATGATAAATTTGAGATAGATATGGATGCATATCTTAAACAAGGTCACATCAATTTGAGTATCTTCTTTTCTGTTAGCTATGGTCTTGGCTTTGCTGCCATTATTTCCTCCCTCACTCATGTTGCCGTTTTTAATGGAAA GGAGATATATGGTCAATTTCGTTCTTCTCGAACCGGAAAAGAAGACATTCACACAAGAATGATGAAGAAGTATAAGGACATACCTAATTGGTGGTTTCATGTTACACTTTTGTCCTCATTTCTCATTGCACTTTCATTGTGTATATTCATGAAAGAACAAATACAAATGCCATGGTGGGCTCTCATCTTTGCATCAGGACTTGCACTCATTTTTACTCTCCCCGTTAGTATCATAACTGCCACTACTAATCAG ACTCCGGGTTTGAATATTATCACTGAATACATAATGGGTGTGATTTCGCCTGGATTACCAATAGCCAACGTTTGCTTCAAGACTTACGGATATATGAGTATGTCTCAGGCCATTTCTTTTCTATCTGATTTCAAACTAGGTCACTACATGAAGATTCCACCAAGGTCAATGTTCATAGTTCAG ATTATAGGGACTCTTATAGCTGGAACTGTGGATGTTGGTGTGGCATGGTGGTTGCTAGGTTCAATAGAGAACATATGCCACGAAGAACTACTACCACCTGGTAGTCCATGGACATGCCCAGGTGATAATGTGTTCTTCGATGCATCCGTTATATGGGGTTTGGTCGGCCCAAAAAGAATTTTTGGCCCCCTAGGAAACTACTCAACGTTGAATTGGTTCTTCTTATTTGGAGCATTAGGCCCATTAATTGTATGGGCCCTTATGAAAGCCTTTCCaaataaaaaatggttatcACATATTCACCTTCCTGTTATACTTGGAGCAACTGCAGTAATGCCACCAGCTAGCACAGTGAATTTCAATTCATGGCTTATTGTTGCAATTACATTTAACTATTTTGTGtataaatattataagaaaTGGTGGGAAAGGTACAATTATGTTCTTGCTGCTGGTTTAGATGCTGGATTGGCTTTCATGACTACTCTTCTATTTTTTACTGTTAGTAATGGAGGAATAAAGTTGAACTGGTGGGGTCAAGATGAGCATTGTCCTCTTGCAAATTGTCCTACTGCTAAAGGAGGAATAGCTGCTGATGGTTGTCCtgcattttcataa
- the LOC123893619 gene encoding pentatricopeptide repeat-containing protein At1g09900-like — protein sequence MDSVIHTQHFYSFHYHSHKQASTTTRCFRTKKPFIFSSHNFAKLKCNSYSQNYVPNGKSQQNHKGNSNSIQSSPNGATNLEEIENNNQLRKFVKIGELDEGFKFLERMSFKGGIPDVFVCTNLIRQFCKTGKTKKATRVMEILETSNVVPDVIAYNVLIDGYCKSGEIEKALQLLERMSVSPDVVTYNTILRSLCHRGKLKQAMEVLDRQLQRGIYPNLITYNILIEATCKESGVGESMKLLDVMKIQGCKPDVVTFSILINGICKEGRLDEAIKVLSDMASYGCEPDVVAYNIVIDGLSKVGATEHAVQLLDEMCRKGLQPDVITYSSVIGGFIRERKVDGAIKMFHDLERSGIRIDAFPYNSIMLVLCKAGQTSRAIDLLARMIAKGCKPTEATYTILIEGIAYEGLVEEALDLFNELCSRGFVKKSSAKKVTGQELNENVEL from the exons ATGGATTCAGTTATACACACCCAACATTTTTACTCATTTCACTACCACTCTCACAAACAAGCTTCTACAACAACTCGTTGCTTCAGAACTAAAAAacctttcattttttcttctcatAATTTTGCAAAACTCAAATGCAATAGTTATAGTCAAAATTATGTCCCCAACGGTAAATCACAACAAAACCATAAAGGGAATTCCAATAGTATACAATCATCCCCAAACGGTGCAACAAATTTAGAGGAGATAGAGAACAATAATCAACTCCGTAAATTCGTTAAAATAGGTGAATTAGATGAGGGATTTAAGTTTCTTGAGCGAATGAGTTTCAAAGGAGGCATTCCCGATGTATTTGTTTGCACAAATCTCATTCGTCAGTTTTGTAAAACAGGCAAAACTAAGAAAGCTACACGAGTCATGGAAATTCTAGAAACTTCCAATGTGGTTCCTGATGTTATAGCGTACAATGTTTTGATTGATGGTTATTGCAAATCGGGGGAGATAGAGAAAGCTTTGCAGCTTCTAGAACGGATGAGCGTTTCGCCTGATGTGGTCACTTATAATACGATTTTGCGTAGTTTGTGTCATAGGGGTAAATTAAAGCAAGCTATGGAAGTTCTTGACAGGCAGCTACAAAGGGGGATTTATCCCAATTTGATTACGTACAATATATTGATAGAGGCGACTTGTAAAGAGAGTGGAGTTGGTGAGTCGATGAAGTTATTGGATGTGATGAAGATTCAAGGATGTAAACCCGATGTGGTTACTTTCAGTATTCTTATCAATGGGATTTGCAAGGAAGGTAGGTTGGATGAAGCAATTAAGGTTTTGAGTGACATGGCTTCTTATGGTTGTGAACCGGATGTGGTTGCTTATAATATCGTTATTGATGGACTTTCAAAGGTGGGGGCAACTGAGCATGCTGTGCAACTCTTGGATGAGATGTGTAGGAAAGGTCTTCAACCTGATGTAATTACATATTCTTCAGTGATTGGGGGATTCATTCGTGAGAGAAAGGTTGATGGTGCTATCAAAATGTTCCATGACTTGGAAAGATCAGGCATTAGGATCGATGCTTTCCCTTACAACTCAATCATGTTGGTACTCTGTAAGGCTGGGCAAACTAGTCGTGCTATTGATCTACTAGCCCGTATGATAGCTAAAGGATGCAAACCTACTGAAGCTACATATACCATTCTTATTGAAGGCATTGCTTATGAAGGATTAGTTGAGGAGGCTCTGGATTTGTTTAATGAGTTGTGCTCCAGAGGATTTGTGAAGAAAAGTTCTGCAAAAAAG GTAACTGGACAAGAATTAAATGAAAATGTGGAACTATGA